One window of Triplophysa rosa linkage group LG8, Trosa_1v2, whole genome shotgun sequence genomic DNA carries:
- the dgat1b gene encoding diacylglycerol O-acyltransferase 1b: MNDRDDFRPVTRSRRRATITNAKTETLKLRNGATSEVKTPQKKQESRNLQLKEDNKRKCDRYDQMSCHKMQESLLSSASSFKNYRGILNWCVVMLVLSNARLFLENLLRYGILVDPIEVVSLFLKDPYSWPAACLVIVSNVFILVAMYTERKLAMGSISEKVGLMIYIFNLTVILWFPVMVVLKLPSITPIGGAFALGIYTILFLKLYSYKDVNRWCRERMQVKARSLSRSLSCPSTPSMPSNMHVSYPGNLSLRDMYYFVFAPTLCYELNFPRCESIRMGFLLRRLFEMLLLTQLLVGLTQQWMVPVIRSSMKPLQEMDHTRMTERLLRLAVPNHLLWLIFFYSFFHSSMNFVAELLRFGDREFYRDWWNSETITYFWQNWNIPVHKWCLRHFYKPLLRRGAGKLLSQSAVFLASAFFHEYLVSVPLRMFRLWAFMGMMAQIPLAWFVAKFLRGNYGNAAVWLSLIIGQPIAVLMYVHDYYVTHNSPADAEAL, from the exons ATGAATGACAGGGATGATTTCAGGCCCGTGACACGGAGTCGAAGGCGCGCGACTATCACCAACGCAAAGACTGAGACTTTGAAGCTCAGAAACGGCGCGACATCAGAAGTCAAAACTCCCCAAAAGAAGCAGGAGTCGAGAAACTTACAGCTGAAAGAAGACAACAAACGAAAATGCGATCGATACGACCAAATGAG TTGTCACAAAATGCAAGAGTCATTGCTCAGTTCTGCAAGCAGCTTCAAAAATTACAGAGGCATTCTGAACTGGTGTGTGGTAATGCTG GTTTTGAGCAATGCACGCCTGTTCTTGGAAAACCTTCTCAG GTATGGCATTTTAGTGGACCCCATTGAAGTTGTGTCATTGTTCCTCAAGGACCCTTATAGCTGGCCTGCTGCGTGCCTGGTCATTG TGTCTAATGTGTTCATACTTGTTGCAATGTACACCGAGAGGAAACTGGCTATG GGCTCGATCAGTGAGAAGGTTGGCCTGATGATTTACATCTTCAACTTAACTGTCATCTTGTGGTTTCCTGTGATGGTCGTTTTGAAGCTGCCATCCATCACACCAA TCGGTGGGGCGTTTGCTTTAGGAATCTACACCATCCTGTTCTTAAAGTTGTACTCGTACAAAGACGTTAACAGGTGGTGCAGAGAGAGAATGCAAGTGAAGGCCCGCAGTCTCTCGAGATCTCTGTCAT GTCCATCAACTCCATCTATGCCCAGCAATATGCACGTGTCTTACCCGGGAAACCTTTCTCTCAGGG atatgtattattttgttttcgcTCCAACCCTGTGCTATGAGCTCAATTTCCCACGTTGTGAATCCATACGTATGGGATTTCTGCTAAGGAGGCTTTTTGAGATG TTGCTTCTCACTCAGTTATTGGTTGGTTTAACACAGCAG TGGATGGTGCCAGTCATTCGAAGTTCAATGAAGCCTTTGCAG GAAATGGACCACACTAGAATGACCGAACGTCTGCTTAGACTGGCT GTGCCCAACCATCTTCTCTGGTTGATTTTTTTCTACTCATTTTTCCATTCCTCAATGAACTTTGTGGCTGAACTGTTGAGGTTTGGAGATCGTGAATTCTACAGGGACTGGTG gaACTCTGAGACGATAACATACTTCTGGCAGAACTGGAATATTCCTGTGCACAAATGGTGTCTCCG GCACTTTTACAAGCCTTTGCTGAGAAGAGGCGCTGGCAAGTTACTGAGCCAATCTGCTGTGTTTCTCGCTTCGGCTTTCTTCCACGAG TACCTGGTCAGTGTTCCTCTCAGGATGTTCAGACTCTGGGCGTTCATGGGCATGATGGCACAG ATCCCACTGGCGTGGTTTGTGGCCAAGTTTCTCCGAGGTAACTATGGAAACGCCGCTGTGTGGCTTTCGCTCATTATTGGCCAGCCTATTGCCGTTCTGATGTATGTACACGACTACTATGTCACCCACAACAGCCCAGCAGATGCTGAAGCGCTGTAA